One part of the Vibrio hyugaensis genome encodes these proteins:
- the icmH gene encoding type IVB secretion system protein IcmH/DotU: MSYAETDVTVVLFQPEPGKPMEVMPAPDLSRNIAVQDLNIESMGINPLVDQFSWLIASLSCMSSIPWLDDPMPFREQVAREIRKGERKLNEMELDRASILVIRYCLCAAIDESVCRQEWGANSHWSQNSLLSEFHNETSGGDKFFVILERLKADPRKYRHVIEFLYLLLQLGFQGKYGREERGNEKLAEIGSTIYRLVRDERLAEQEKVSLVNLKAKYLKKPLKRVISPKLILGVSAITFGIMYVATYMVIDLKFQKLLEMYQ, translated from the coding sequence ATGAGTTATGCAGAAACCGATGTAACCGTCGTTCTATTTCAACCAGAGCCTGGCAAACCGATGGAGGTGATGCCAGCGCCTGATTTGTCGCGCAATATCGCCGTTCAAGACCTCAACATCGAGAGTATGGGTATCAACCCGTTAGTCGACCAATTCTCTTGGTTGATCGCGAGTCTGTCTTGTATGTCGTCGATTCCATGGCTAGATGACCCAATGCCGTTTCGTGAACAAGTGGCTCGTGAGATCAGAAAGGGCGAACGTAAGCTCAACGAAATGGAATTGGATCGCGCATCCATTTTGGTTATCCGCTACTGCTTGTGCGCAGCAATAGATGAGTCTGTCTGTCGTCAGGAGTGGGGAGCAAACAGTCATTGGAGCCAGAACAGTTTGTTGTCAGAGTTCCATAATGAGACCTCTGGTGGTGACAAGTTCTTCGTGATTTTGGAGCGCTTAAAAGCAGACCCTCGCAAGTACCGACACGTCATCGAGTTCCTCTATTTACTGCTTCAACTTGGCTTCCAAGGTAAGTACGGACGCGAAGAGCGAGGCAACGAAAAACTCGCGGAAATCGGTAGCACTATCTATCGACTCGTGCGTGATGAACGTTTAGCCGAGCAAGAGAAAGTCTCTCTCGTTAACCTTAAGGCCAAATACCTTAAGAAGCCGTTAAAAAGGGTGATTTCACCCAAGCTGATTTTAGGGGTGAGCGCGATCACCTTTGGGATCATGTATGTCGCGACCTACATGGTGATCGACCTTAAGTTTCAAAAGTTGTTGGAAATGTATCAATAA